One segment of Brassica napus cultivar Da-Ae chromosome C3, Da-Ae, whole genome shotgun sequence DNA contains the following:
- the LOC125583044 gene encoding uncharacterized protein LOC125583044: protein MVVIPVTLKGANYLHWARLATTALGGRGLWEIVEEGRPHKKTILGEDGKEVVVADAGAKKKCQEDQLVLSILQHSLDPSLQEGYSYCETSKELWDTLQKVYENNSNISRVFEVKRAINTLSQEDNDFDKHFGKFRSLWAELEMLRPAAIDPDVLNQRKEQDKVFALLLTLHPSYGDLIKHILRNKDLPSLDEVCSEIYKEQCSVGLFGGRKKDLKKGHGKDKCWILHPHLKPQKFRTCYNDAKANFSGDIGEPSIQGSMRQTNEACENKGGASSSGSALRNIQDETIRRSDIEALIKLLKDNSGNLLGISLNATACGTSLNAITKFNLAKPLAIDSGAGHLMINDLKLIKNIVPPLGNVTIANGERVPIKGVGDLMLFNKDSKAFYMPSFTSNLLSVKRATNDLNCSVTFTPNDIYFQDIETSRLLGKGVTKENLYLLENTKLAAYLSHALNSISDFPKDENKEISWRIEAPGQFLLAILLTKRATNALFQRLGES, encoded by the exons ATGGTGGTGATTCCAGTTACTCTTAAAGGAGCTAACTATCTACATTGGGCAAGGCTTGCTACGACAGCTCTTGGAGGCAGAGGGctttgggagattgttgaagaaggcaGGCCACACAAGAAGACtatcctaggagaggatggcaaagagGTTGTTGTTGCTGATGCTGGCGCCAAGAAGAAATGTCAAGAGGACCAGTTGGTGTTGTCCATTCTTCAGCACAGTCTTGACCCCTCACTTCAGGAAGGTTACTCCTAttgtgaaacttccaaggagctgtgggatacactTCAGAAGGTGTATGAAAACAATTCCAACATCAGTAGAGTCTTTGAAGTCAAGAGGGCTATCAATACTCTTAGTCAAGAGGACAatgattttgataaacattttggGAAGTTCAGATCCTTGTGGGCTGAACTTGAGATGCTCAGGCCAGCAGCTATTGATCCTGATGTGCTTAATCAAAGGaaagagcaagacaaggtctttgcttTGCTGCTTACCCTCCATCCAAGCTATGGTGACCTCATCAAGCACATCCTAAGGAATAAGGACCTACCTTCTCTAGATGAAGTATGCTCTGAGATTTACAAGGAGCAATGCTCAGTTGGTCTCTTTGgaggaagaaagaaagatctg aagaaagGCCATGGaaaggacaagtgctggatactccatccccatctcaagccacAGAAGTTCAGGACATGCTACAATGATGCCAAAGCAAACTTCTCTGGTGATATTGGTGAGCCATCTATACAAGGCAGCATGCGCCAGACCAATGAAGCTTGTGAGAACAAAGGGGGAGCTTCCAGCAGTGGCTCAGCCTTAAGGAACATTCAAGATGAGACCATCAGGAGATCTGATATTGAGGCTCTCATCAAGCTCCTTAAGGATAACTCTGGTAACTTACTTGGTATCTCTTTAAATGCTACTGCTTGTGGAACTTCTTTGAATGCtataactaaatttaatttGGCAAAACCTTTAGCTATAGATTCAGGAGCTGGTCACCTCATgatcaatgatttaaaattgattaaaaacattgtccCTCCCTTAGGAAATGTTACAATAGCTAATGGTGAAAGAGTACCAATTAAAGGAGTAGGTGATCTTATGTTGTTTAACAAAGattctaaagctttctatatgcctagCTTCACCTCAAACTTGTTATCAGTTAAAAGAGCTACTAATGACTTGAATTGCAGTGTTACTTTCACTCCTAATGATatctactttcaggatattgaaactAGTAGGTTGCTTGGTAAAGGTGTCACCAAGGAAAACTTGTACTTGCTTGAAAATACTAAGCTTGCTGCCTATTTATCTCATGCTTTAAATTCCATTTCTGATTTCCCTAAAGAt gagaacaaagagataagctGGCGCATTGAAGCACCAGGGCAGTTTTTATTGGCTATTCTTCTCACCAAAAGGGCTACAAATGCTTTGTTCCAGAGACTAGGAGAGTCTTGA